One window of Tenacibaculum maritimum NCIMB 2154 genomic DNA carries:
- a CDS encoding GNAT family N-acetyltransferase — MLVEETIIFSRKYTDFGEITIRPFQVVEDSIFLQKWVTKDYAVFWGMENATLQEVQEEYSKLLEPEGYDVFVGMFHNEPAFVLERYNPQKDLINNFYDSKVSDIGIHIIVAPPRKEKIPNFTWFMFRSIMDFVFENPKIERILVEPDIRNKKMFALCERIGFQLSKVIELPHKTAQLAFLIKTNYNEKMKFSSFLKRNTMNTLDNIVSPQQSIQHIQPEIWKKANILLVKKALCEFSHELLITPRVVKELERGYRFYSIQADDKNIYYEFKAKPLALNHLLIEENSIKKFVDEKLDEVDAIYFIKEFQKKLGITNEKMPVYLEEIISTLHGSVFKIFKGNPIVKELASADFQTIEQSMTEGHPGFVANNGRIGFDSSDYRSYAPEAGNSFSLLWLAGHKSRTTFSAIEALPYEKLIREELDAVTIQEFNSLLVEKGLDPEEYLFLPIHPWQWFNKLATIFASEIAKGNLVCLGYGADQYLAQQSIRTLFNITNRKKFYTKSALSILNMGFMRGLPLYYLGTAPKMAVWLENLLYNDPYIKKNGFRMLSEIGSVSYVNPYFEEFGVHNDYNKMLASLWRESPYSAVKENEKPLTMAALLHIDHHGNALLPEIIKDSGISIDHWLRKYLNAYLSPLLHCFYYYDLVFMPHGENIIMVFEDNAPEYILLKDITEEACILNKEVELPEDLKRMYASVPEDVKLLSIFTDIFDGFFRFLTAILEEHMSYDAERFWKLVAENIHAYQSQFPKLAKKFEQYDLFAADFKLSCLNRLQLNNHKQMIDLDDPVALLQFVGKLKNPIEVFKKKEI, encoded by the coding sequence ATGCTAGTAGAAGAAACAATTATTTTCTCAAGAAAATATACAGACTTTGGAGAAATCACTATCAGACCATTTCAAGTAGTAGAAGATAGTATTTTTTTGCAGAAATGGGTAACTAAAGACTATGCCGTCTTTTGGGGAATGGAAAATGCAACTCTTCAAGAGGTTCAAGAAGAGTACTCGAAACTTTTAGAGCCTGAAGGCTATGACGTTTTTGTAGGAATGTTTCATAACGAACCGGCCTTTGTATTAGAAAGGTATAATCCGCAAAAGGATCTTATAAATAATTTTTACGATTCTAAAGTATCTGATATAGGGATACATATTATTGTAGCACCTCCTAGAAAGGAGAAAATACCAAATTTTACTTGGTTTATGTTCCGTTCAATTATGGATTTTGTTTTTGAAAATCCAAAAATAGAACGAATATTAGTAGAACCAGATATTCGAAATAAAAAAATGTTTGCTTTATGTGAACGTATAGGCTTTCAACTATCTAAAGTGATAGAGTTACCTCATAAAACGGCGCAGTTAGCATTTTTAATAAAAACAAATTACAACGAAAAAATGAAATTTTCTTCATTTTTAAAAAGAAATACGATGAATACCTTAGATAATATTGTTTCTCCGCAACAATCAATTCAACATATACAGCCTGAAATTTGGAAAAAAGCAAATATTTTGCTGGTAAAAAAGGCATTGTGTGAATTTTCTCATGAATTATTAATAACACCTCGTGTCGTTAAAGAATTAGAAAGAGGGTATCGTTTTTATAGCATACAAGCAGATGATAAAAATATATATTATGAATTTAAAGCAAAGCCTTTAGCATTAAATCATTTGCTAATAGAAGAGAATTCCATTAAGAAATTTGTTGACGAAAAACTAGATGAGGTAGATGCTATTTACTTTATCAAAGAGTTTCAAAAAAAATTAGGCATTACTAATGAAAAAATGCCTGTCTATTTAGAAGAAATTATCAGTACACTTCATGGTAGTGTATTCAAAATATTCAAAGGGAACCCTATTGTAAAGGAATTGGCTTCTGCTGATTTTCAGACAATAGAGCAATCAATGACGGAAGGACATCCAGGATTTGTAGCCAATAATGGAAGAATTGGTTTTGATAGCAGTGATTATCGGTCATATGCACCAGAGGCAGGAAACTCTTTTTCTTTATTATGGTTAGCAGGACATAAATCAAGAACGACGTTTTCAGCAATAGAAGCATTGCCTTATGAAAAACTGATCCGTGAAGAGTTAGATGCTGTTACTATACAGGAGTTTAATAGTTTATTAGTAGAAAAGGGGTTGGACCCAGAAGAGTACTTATTCTTGCCAATTCATCCTTGGCAATGGTTCAATAAGTTGGCAACCATTTTTGCTTCAGAGATAGCAAAAGGAAACTTAGTTTGTTTAGGGTATGGAGCAGATCAGTATTTAGCACAGCAATCTATAAGAACATTATTTAATATAACTAATCGAAAAAAGTTTTATACCAAGTCGGCTTTATCTATATTGAATATGGGTTTTATGAGAGGATTACCATTATATTATTTAGGAACGGCTCCAAAGATGGCTGTTTGGCTAGAAAACTTACTATATAATGATCCCTATATCAAAAAAAATGGATTTAGGATGCTGAGTGAAATAGGATCAGTTAGTTATGTAAATCCATACTTTGAAGAATTCGGTGTTCATAATGATTACAATAAGATGTTAGCATCTTTATGGAGAGAAAGCCCTTATTCAGCAGTTAAAGAAAATGAAAAACCATTAACAATGGCTGCGCTATTGCATATAGATCATCATGGAAATGCTTTGCTACCAGAAATTATTAAAGATTCAGGTATTTCAATAGACCATTGGCTACGTAAATATTTAAACGCATATTTAAGTCCATTATTACATTGTTTTTATTACTACGATTTAGTGTTTATGCCACACGGCGAAAATATTATTATGGTGTTTGAAGATAATGCTCCAGAATATATTTTATTAAAAGATATTACAGAAGAGGCGTGTATTTTAAATAAAGAAGTTGAGTTACCAGAAGACTTAAAAAGAATGTATGCTTCAGTACCAGAGGATGTGAAATTATTGTCAATCTTCACAGATATTTTTGATGGTTTCTTTAGATTTTTGACCGCTATTTTAGAAGAGCATATGAGCTATGATGCAGAGCGTTTTTGGAAATTAGTAGCCGAAAATATTCATGCATACCAATCTCAGTTTCCTAAACTTGCTAAGAAATTTGAGCAATACGATTTGTTTGCTGCTGACTTTAAGCTTTCATGTTTGAATAGATTACAGTTGAATAATCACAAACAAATGATTGATTTAGATGACCCAGTAGCATTATTACAATTTGTTGGGAAATTAAAAAATCCTATAGAAGTTTTCAAAAAGAAAGAAATATAA